TCGACGCGAGGGCCCCAGCGTTTGAAAGCCAGCAATAGAACCACAAGACCGACGAGGCCGGCGCAGATCGAAACAGGATACAACCAGCTCTTTTCGCCCAGCACCATCGGCAACACCCCGGCGGAGATCGCCGGGCCGATTGCTGATCGGAGCAGCTTGATTACAGCCAGCGCGAGCAGCGCTATCACCGCACTGGCAACCGCGCCGTAGCTCGCGTGGCGGGTAATAAACAGGCCAACGATTGCTGTCATTGTCGGCGTCAGAATCAACCGCCATGGCTGGCTTGCCCATTTCCCGCCGGGACGAGTCATCACGTCATGCGACAGGGCCGCAAGTTCCGGGAAAAGAAGCAGATTTATCCCGGTGATGTGCGCAGCCAGCGCGATGATTCCCATGTAAGCGATCACCAGCGCTTCCGCTGTGAGAGTCGCAGTATGCCTTCTTTGTATAGTTTCCATCTGAATCCGAGCCGCTGATTTAATTCGTGCGCTGCAGGTACGCCTTGGCCGAGTCAGCCAGTGTGACAAAGGCAGCGCCGAGCATGATGACGTCCTTCACGATCAAGCGGCCCGCGCCGGAGAGATACGGGAACCCGTGAGTTGAGTCACCGAGAGCGGGTACCCAGGCCTCAGGCGTCGTCACGAGAAAGGACAAAGTCGTACACGCCATCAGAATGAGCAGAAAGCTGCCGACCGCAGCCACCTGTGGCAGGCGCGGATGAAGAGCGATGAGAATACCTATGGACACGATCACGATTCCAAGACCGTAAGAAACGGGGTAGGTTCCGTTGGTCTCATGCCATTGATGGTTTGCGGCGTTCAGCACACCTTCCTTGTTCATGTGCGCGCGGTACTCGGGCGCAGGGTGGTGGTAGACATAGCTCATCAATGGGCTGTTCGCCACCAAAGGCACAATGCCATCTGCCTCGTAGTTGGCGAACTTCAGACCGCCAATCCAGACCAGTACAATGACCAGCGCGAGGCGCAGGAGGCCCATTCCAAACCGGTCCAGCGATGCTGCTGCCCGGTAAATGCGCCGGATTCCGCTAGCTTTGGGCATTGTCGCCGCTTGATACGTTGCGTTCATCAGAAAATCTCCGTTCCATGGGCAGTTTTCGCTTGCCCTCTACAACAATGATCCTGCGATTTTCGAGACGGAGAGCTATCGGGAGTAGCATTGAGATAGCTGAGAGTCTCGATATGGACAGCCTTTCCCCGCTTTTTACACAGTTCACCCTTTCCGCATGCGTCTTTTTCTCGGGCCGACTCTGTGGCGTCTCCGGCGACCATGCGACGGAAACTGCCGGGCATCTCCATCTGCTGCGGAAGGGAGTACTGACTGTGGAGCGGCCAGACGGCCAGCGGCAGATGCTGACCGAGCCCAGCGTCCTGTTTTATCCGCGCTCTTGCCGCCATCGGCTCTGGGCCGATGAGGCGAGCGGCGCCGAGATTGTGTGCGCCCTTATCGAATTTGGCGCCGAGATGCAGAATCCGCTGGTACGCGGGCTGCCCGAACTGCTGGTTATTCCCTTGAAATCGATGAAAGAGCTTGAGCCGGCTATTGAACTGCTTTTCACGGAAGCTTCGGGAGAGCATCCGGGCCGTCAGGCGGCGATTAACCGGCTTGCGGAGTATGCTGTCGTGCTCATCTTCCGCGCGGCGATGCGGGAGCATCTGATTCACAGCGGAGTACTGATGGGGTTGGCCGATCCCCGGCTGGCCAGGGCCATCGCCGCCATGCACGCGGAGCCCGAACATCCATGGTCACTGGAAGCGCTCGCCGGAAAAGCCGGAATGTCCCGCGCTCGATTCGCAGCGCACTTTCGCCAGGTCGTGGGTGTCACGCCATTCGAATACCTCACAGACTGGCGTATAGGGATAGCTCAGACGCTGCTGAAAAAGGGAAAGCCGCTCAAGATCGTGGCTCCATCAGTCGGCTATGCCAGTTCGATCGCGCTCACGCGCGCATTCTGCCAGCGCGTTGGGCAGTCTCCCACGGAATGGACAATGCAAAATCGGGGAAGAATTAGGCATGCGGGCGCCACAATTGAGTGAGCCGAAGTAAATTAATCTGTCAGGCGGCGCGTGAGCGACCCGAACTGGGCGGCAGGAGCCATCAGGAAAATGGCGATCAGGTGCGTCCAGTGCGAATGATCCGGAGTTGAATACCAGGACCACATGGCAACGACTCCGATGGTCAGGGCGATCGCTGCTCCGATTCCCAGGGCGTTCTTGCGCGAAAACGAAGCCCCGACTGTGGCTCCGATGACTGCGAATACGATGCCGTAGATGGCGGTGAACCACGTGACTGCCGTGGATGCAGGCTTGTCGGGAGGAATACGGCCAACGAGGAACAGCAGAGCGGAGGAGACGGCAGAGATCAGATAGCCGACAATCCAGCCAGCTACACACAGGCCGAACGTCCTAAGAACGGAGGATTCAGCAGGTGGTGCATCCTTTAGGCTGGCCGGATTGGGCATGGAGGCTACTCCTCAATGCGATAGGTGTAATCCTCGATGACGGGGTTGGTCAAGACCTCTTTGGCGACGCGTTCAACCTCTCCGCGAGCGGCTTCCGGGGTCAGCCCTGCGGCAAGAGAAAGCACGAAATACTTGCCCTGACGGACGCTTTCGACGCCGGTGAATTGAATCTTTTTCAGTGCATTTTGGATCGTCTGCCCCTGGGGATCGAGAACAGAAGTCTTCAACGTGACATAGACATGTGCCTTCATTAACCATCATTATAGTAGTTCCGGCGTTGCCGGTGACGGCCTGAGTGCTCGGTGGTTTGTTGAGCAGGCCCGTGGGCCCGAACCCCAACCCGATTGAGGAGAAGTGAGAAAGCAATGATCAATTACCTGGAGTTGCCGGTCGGCGACCGTGCCCCTGAGATCTTTCGAGCAGTTATCGAGATTCCCAAGGACGGGACCAACAAGTTCGAGTACGACAAGGAGTTACACGTCTTCAAGCTCGACCGCAACCTTTATTCCCCAGTTCATTATCCCGGCGATTACGGATTTATTCCCTCAACTTTGAGCGACGACGGCGACCCTCTGGATGTCCTTGTGCTCGTACCGGGACCGAGCTTCCCGGGCTGCGTGCAGGAAGTCCGCCCGATTGGCCTGATGGAGATGCTCGATCAGGGCGTGCTCGACGAAAAGGTACTGGCAGTCGGCAATTCCAATCCCCGCTACAACAACGTCTGGAACTACACAGACATCTACCCGCATATGCTCAAGGAAATCACGCATTTCTTCTCGATCTACAAGGATCTGGAAGGCAAGCGCGTCGAGATCAAAGGCTGGCACGATGCGGCGTATGCCCGGGATCATGTCGTGCGAGCCATGAAGCTCTTTGAAGACACCAAACTGAAAAAGGCGCAGAAGGCCTGATTTAGAGAAATCACAGAATGGGTCTGAAATAGGTCAGAGGCGGAGCGGATAGTTCCGCCTCTGATTTCTTGTTTTCTCCGAAAAATCAGCCGGTCAATCCCGTCTAATTTCCGGTTAATCCGCCGCCGTCTCCTGCAGACGCCGCCGGCTTTGGCTCCATGCTGTGAGCCAGTAGAGAACCGGACCAACCAGCGCGACCAGAAAAGCAAACAGCAACGCGGAGAAGCTGCCCACTCGTTCGTCGCGCGAGGCGTAGAGCGCGTAGCCGATCAGCGCCGTCGGACCCAGCCCCAGAGCGCAGGCAACGGCAAAGTTGCCGGCTTTGAAAGGCCGCTCCAGATTGGGCTCGCGCAGCCGCAGCACGACCAGAGCCACGAATTCCAGGATCAGGCTCGCGCCATACAGCACCAGGTCGATCGAAATCAATCGCTCAAACGGCAGGTTGAGCGCCAGTGCCCAAGCAAGGGCGCAAAGCACCACAGAGACGTAGGGCACTCCGCGGCTGTTGCGCCGGGTCACGAATCTGGGCAGCATTCCATCCTCTGCCATGGCGACGGGCAGACGGGTGTAGCTCATCATGAGCACGTTGAACATGCCGAAGCCGTTGATGGCTCCCCCGGCGACGACCGCTGTCGCCAGCACTGGTCCGCCGATCATGCGCGCCGCGTCTGCCCACGACCCGGTCGAGAAGTTCGCCACCGAAATACCCATCAGAGCGACCGCCGCCAGCGGCAGGATATACGTGACCGCCACCAGCAGCGCTGCAGAAACCATCGCAAGTGGGTAATTGCGCTGTGGGTTTTCCACCTCCTGCGCCACAGTGGAGGCGTTGTCCCACCCCATGTAGTTCCACATGGCGACCAGTATGGCTGTGGAGAGCGAAGCCTCGGTGGACGCTGCGTGCCACTGGATCGCAGGATGAGCTGTAAAGCCATGCCAGAAGCCAAGTGCGATGAAAACCGCGAACGGAGCCAGCAGGAGCACGAAAAGCCCTACCGTGCCCTCGCCAACAGCCGGAGCGCCGCGCAGGTTCCACGCGCAGCAGACGACGACCACCAGCAGCGACCAAAGATAGGCGCGCGGGCCTTCCGTCAGATTGGGATTGAACCGGGCCAGATAACTGACAAAAATCGTCGGGTAAATGGCCATGTCGAAGACGCTTGCCGCAAGTGAGAGCCATCCCTCCTGGTAACCCCAAAAGGAGCCAAGCGCACGCCGGACCCAGACGTAAAAGCCGCCCTCCGCTGGAATCGAGCTGGCCAGTTCGCCGATCATGAGCGTAGTCGGTAAGCTCCACAGGAATGGCAGCAGGACGAGAATCAAAATCGCTTTGGCGAAGCCGGCGCCACCCAGAATGTCTTCAATCCCATACGGTCCGCCCGAGACCATGAAATAGGTCGCCGCGATCAGCGGGATAATACGAAGCTTCCGCCGGACGGGTTTGAGGGCAAAGCGCATGAATGTGAATGTAACAACCAAATGCCCTCTGCCAAAGGAAAAAATCGACCCTGCCGCTTTTTCAATTGGGAGGATCGTTCTGCCTCTCAAATGATGCCGGAAGCGGCGACTGGCGTGCCTGGAAGCAGGTTTTCCATCGGCCATTTGCGCCGCTGGATTGACCATCTTTAGAGGAATTCAGGCTGCCGGTTTCGAACTGCGAATACGATGCCGGTCGGTGCAGGCGGTGCCTTCAACCTGTCGAGATGGTGTCTGCACGGCAGAGATGGCCAGGCTTCGGGTATAATCCGGAGAGTCGGAGAGATGGCCGAGTGGCTGAAGGCGGCGGTTTGCTAAACCGTTGTAGGGTCAAAAGCTCTACCGGGGGTTCGAATCCCCCTCTCTCCGCCAGAACTATACATAAGATCAATTTATTCAATCACTTACATTATGCCTAATCCATCGCTGGCTCCTCGGGAATCTGCTCTTTGTACCTCTCGAGTTGCACATTTGTTGCATATGCGAGCCAAGGTAGCAATTCCATCCTCATAAGAGGTGAACGTTTTGAGCTTGAATACCTGACCCTAGCCGACTTCCCGGTAGTGACCTAGATCGGTTGATTTGCGCTGGAGCAGAGCCACAGAACCGTTCGATCCAGCTGACTGCGAAATCCACAGGAGGAATCAGAAGTGATCAAGAACGTGGCTGCATTGCTTAAAGCTTTCCAGGAAAGAGAGATCGAAGCGATCCAGCGCTCTGGTATCAGTCATGCTCCTACTATCGGGGCGCAATATGAAGGGATGACCGGCTCAGTCCTCAAGATGATGATCCCTCAAGAACTGGAACTTCAGGTTGTTTCGGGCTTTGTCGAAGGCGTGGATGGCACGCTCAGCGGTCAGATTGACGGAATGCTTGTTCGGGGCTCCGGCACTCCGATTCCAGGGATTCAATAGCAGTATAAATGGCCGATCAAAGATGTCCTTGCAGTCCTGGAAGTCAAGAAAACATTATTCGGAAGCGATCTGTCGGACGCGCACGACCAGCTCCAAAGCGTGATGGCACTCTTTTGGGAATATGCAAAGCTTATTAAGCCCTCCGACGGTATTGATATAAGCGCACCTCGGTACGTCTACTCCCAGATCTTAGGCGAGCCCGCGCCGGTAGCGTGAGAGCGATTTTCACACTTGGCTCGACTAACTCCGCGGATGGGCTGAGACCGGACTTTACGGTTGAATCGCATCTTTGTCGATACCTGCCCGGAGATGTCCAAGCTCCAACCCACTCCGAGCGGTTTTAGCGTTGCATATTCGAGTGCGGAACCTATCCGCAGCGCTGCCGTGTCTCGCATACGCAACCCCGGCGCGCCGCAAAGCAACTTCTCAACCCTGAGTTTCTAAAAATGTCCCCTTTCCTCGTTTCCGTCCGCCTTAACTGATAGGAAGCGCTGCCCATCCGCTAAAGCACCGATCCGAAACACGGCAGTTCGATTGAATCTCCTGATTTCATGGGTCTATTAAGACCAGGTATCGGGTCACTGAAAGCAGTAGGTCATAAGGAGGACGCAATGAGCCGTTTGACAGCAATGGCACTCTTCTCCGCACTCACTCTCAACTTGGCTACCGCCGACGCCCAGCAAATGAAGACGATTGTTACGTATACGTCCGGCTACGGCTCCGCTACCGAGACCGATCGAGACTTGGCAATCTCTGAGGCAACCCAAACAGCGCAGAATTGGGCGAACTCAGCCTGTCTGGGTATGGTCACGGATAGCAACGCCTCATCCTCAGCGTGCTCCAAGCTAAGCACCGATGACGACGGCAGCATCATATGGTTCTGCAGCGTTACGGTGAAGGATCGTTGCGAGACAGAATTCCGCGGGAGGTGATCTCTCCCGCAGATCCGTCTCCAGCCGGAAGCTGATGATAACTCACGGGCAGCATTCGCCGAAGGTGGCATTGTAGTCGTGCTGACTTCAACCTTGATCTGATTCGACACATTGATAACGGGGATGCTCACAGCTTTGACTTATCAACAAGCCCAAACCTTCGTGTAAAAGGAGGAAAAAGAAATGCGAAACCATCTTGGAAGATTGATCGCACTGCTCATATTGGTGGTTCCTCTGGCTATATCAGCTCAGCAGCAGAGCCCATGGACCGATACAGGTATTAATGGGCTCTCCATCCGATTCGACCAAGTAACCCCCACGAGGTGTGCGTGGGAGTTTCGAAACGATAGTATTCGAACTCTTGCGGTGTTCAACTTCCGCATTGAGGACTTCAACGCTGAAACGCGTGTACCCGAACACTCGGTCAGTCTGATTCCAACTCCCTTAAATTCCGGGCAAGAATTTGGAGGAGCATCAGCGTTCTCAGCTAATGCCAGCTGCAGATCGGTAAAACTCATAGTCACGAACATTCAATGGAAGTAAGATCCTTCCGGGGATGCGGACATTTCTGCATCCCCGGCAAACAAGTTATTGTCAATTTGGCTGACATCCTGAGAGGACGGCCAGCAACACCCGGGATAGAGAGCGGGCATCTAGTTGTGAAAGTTACCGAGCGACTATGCCGCCCACAAACCAGCGACTACGCTGATAAGTCGTGTTATACTCGCGGGCACACCGGAGCGTCATGCATGAAGCCTCTCAAACCCGACTCGGGTGACGGGAACTCCATTACTGCTCTGCTACAGCAACTCAGCGAAGGGAACAGAGAAGTAGAGGCGGCCCTAATCCCTCAAATCTACCCGGAACTACGGCAACTGGCGGCCCGCTATATGCGACACGAGCGCCGGAATCACACATTGCAGCCTACAGCGCTCGTCCACGAGGCTTATGAAAGACTCGTCCAGCAACCGCAGATTCCATGGCAGAATCGTGCGCATTTTTATGCATCTGCCTCTCAACTCATGCGCCATATCCTCGTAGATCATGCCCGCACCCGCCAAGCTGCTAAGCGAGGGGGTATTCAACATCAAGTAACACTGGACGAAGCACTTCTTCCGGAGGCTGGCCAATCCGCAGACATACTCGCCGTACACGAAGCACTTGAACGCTTAGCCAGGTTCGACGCCAGGCAATCACGGATCGTGGAGATGCATTTCTTTGGTGGATTGACATTTGAGGAGATGGCGTCGGTCCTGGGAGTGTCAGACCGCACAGTAAAACGAGATTGGAGCATGGCGCGAGCATGGCTGAAGGGAGAACTAACATCGAAGCAACTATGACTCCCGAACTTTGGCAACGGCTAAAACCGCTATATGAGGCTGCCCTCGATTTGCCAAAGGAACAGCGCGCCCAATATGTCTCAGACGTCTGCAAAGACGACGTGTGCTTGAAAGATGAGTTAGAGAAGCTGCTGAAATCTACGACTGAGCGAACACTTCCGCTCGACAATCCACTAATTCAATTTGGCAAGATATTCCGTGAGGGTCAGCGGACGCTTTCTGACGGGCAAGTGCTCCTAAATCGATTCCGGATTGTGAGGCATCTAGGATCGGGTGGCATGGGAGAGGTTTACGAGGCTGAAGACCTCTTCCTGCGGGGTGTTCACATTGCACTTAAAACGATTCATCCGGACATATCCGGCGATCCCATGATGCAGAAGCGCCTGGAGCGGGAGGTCCTGCTTGCGCAAGAAGTGACGCATCCGAATCTCTGTCCAATCCATACAATCTTTCACTGCGACGATCCGCCGCCTGCTTATTCGTTTCTGACCATGAAGCTGTTGCCCGGGCAGACACTGGCCGCACGATTGCAAGAGTCTTCCCAAATAACTAATGAGGACGGACTCTCAATTCTCCGCCAGATGTCTCTGGGAATTGGCGCTATCCACGCCGCAGGCATAGTCCATCGGGATATCAAAACGAACAATATCATGGTTGTCGGAAGCGGCCCCGGCCTGCATCTGTGGATCACCGATTTTGGCTTGGCGCGCGCCTACGAAACTGAATCGACCGCCTTGACGGTAGGAGCAGTAGGGGGAACACCCGGATACATCGCCCCGGAGCTGTTTCTTATGGACCCACCGTCCCAGGCCAGCGATCTTTTTGCTCTTGGCGTCGTCCTCCACGAGGTTTTTGCCGGAGAAAAGCCAAGGCCCGTTCCCGGCACGCATTCCTATACGATCAGCCCTCGGTTGACGGCCCCGAAAGTACCGTCACTTTGCGTTCACCTTATAACCGAGTGCCTCCAGGATGCCCCGCAGCGAAGATGCACCGCCTTTGCGGATGCTTTAGAAACTTTCGATTCCAAACTCGATCGCAGCCACTACATAGGTCGATCAGGACAATTCTGGACCCGACGTCGCTTTGCAGCCACCGCGGCGGTTGGCGTTTGTGCCGTTGCCGGAGGCACCTGGTGGAAATGGGATGAACTCGATAATGTGCTCCACCCGTTACCTCCGAAGCGCTTTGTCGCCCTTCTAAATTGGCCCAAGACCTCTGATTCCCGACTCACGCCGATGCTGACTGGGGCGCTTAGTGCGATCAAAAGCGAACTCTCGCGCCTTGAGGCGTTTGATCGGGACCTGTTAGTGATTACGCCTGAGGATGCGGGTACTGAGTTGATGCAAATGGATCACCTCAAAGACATCTGCGATTCATTAGGTGCAAACCTCGTCTTGGCGGCCTCGGTCCAGCCAACTCCGAGATACTTCAAAGTGCTTTTCAGGTTGCTAGATCCTGTATCCGAGCGCTTACTGCGCGAACGAACGCTAGAGACTTCTATTGCGGCGATAACCTCATTGCCACAGAAGGCAGTTAAGGCTGCGTCGGATTTGCTGAACTTACGTCATCCTTTTGCCAACAATTCCGTATCTAATGAACCAGGCACGGAGTCCGCTGCAGCGTTCAGCGCCTTTCAGGCAGGCGAAGATTTGATGAAGCAGCCGAATGATGCCGGTCTGAATCCTGCCATCGATAAGTACAAACTTGCCGTCGAGCAAGACGTGCACTTCGCCAAAGGCTATGCGAAGCTGGCCCTCGCATATTGCCGCCTCGCCACTCTGCGACACGATTCCGGCGCTCTCGAATTAGCCCGGGGAAATTCTAGGCTTGCCTTGGGACTCGACACGAATCTGGTAGACGGCCATATGGCCATGGCGTCCGTCTATGAGCAAAGTGGCGATATGCCTTCCGCCTTGCAGGAGATATCCAGGGCCTTGGCTATTGATCCCTCTAACCCTGTCACTCTAGTGTGGCAGGCCCAAATTTACACCCGCCTCAACCGTTGGGCTGAAGCCGAAGCCACCTATCAAAGGATATTGAACCAACGGCCTAACTTCTGGCTCGCCTATAACGAATGGGGCGTAGTCTTGAATGACCAGGGCAAATATTCCGAAGCGATTCAGAAATTCCAGGCAGCCTCCATTGCTGCTCCCCGTAACTCACTCGCCTTCAATAACGTCGGTTCGATCTATCTTCAGACGGGGCACTACCCCGAAGCCATTGACAATTTCACGAAAAGCCTTATGCTAAAGCCCAATGCTTTAGCTGCGTCTAACATCTCCGCTGCTTTGCGTACCGAGGGAAAACCCGCCGATGCGCTTCCATTTGCTTTAAAGGCCGTCGAACTGGATTCCGCGGACGATAACAACTGGCTAGAACTGGCGGACTGCTATGCTTCGCTTCCCGGAAAACAACGTGCCGCCAAGGAAGCTTACCTGAAGGCGGCGATAACTGCAGAGCGACGCCTGCAGATCGATGCGTCGGACGGGGCCTCCTGGATGCAACTCGCTCTGTACAAGGCCAAATCGGGCGCCCCCCAGATCTCGCTCTCGTTGATCAAGAAGGCTGAATCACTTGGAGCAGGGGACATTGACTCACAGCTTTGCAAGGCCAGGGTCTTGGAACTGTTGGGTTATCGAGACGAAGCGCTCGAGACACTGAGAGCTTGCCTATTAAAGGGGGCAACCGATTTTCAGATCTCCTCTGTCTCTGATCTGCGAACCCTCGCGCGCGACCCGCGCTACCGCAAACTCCTTCATACCAATCCAGCAACCTAGAAGGACCAATCCGCACCTAGTCGCTGAAAGGAAATCGACCCTTGAAAATGACAAAGTTCTCCCTCATTGCCATTTGTCTGCTCTTTCTGCTGTTGCCGAGCGGCTGCAAAAAGGTCCGAGTCGTAACGTGGGTTGCACCTAGCTTACCTGTGGAGAGCTATGCCGATGCCGGAACCACTCTGGAATGGGACCCGGTCGCGGGTCAGGGCTTCGAGATTAAGTTCACGCCAACGACTATCAGTCCATGTAAAGGCAATGAACCCTTAACCAGCGATGGTAAAAAACCGGTCGTGTGCCATTTGAAGAAGAATCGAGCCGGGTTTTATCAATACACCATTGTCATTTCTAACACCGTTGCTCCCACTGGCACTGTACCAAGTGGAGCGCCAGGCGTGTTTGCGCAACGAGTCGGACCGTGCAAATACTGTTCCAACCCAAGTGGTTTCGAATTCGTTTCGGCCAACACAAGCGGCTTGGCCACGCGTGGTGCCCAATCAATTGAGTTAGATGAGTGCAGTACCCCCAGCCAGACGGCGACCGCGCAGCCCCCATCCCTATCCGCTCCCGCTGGAACCAAGGTTTACTGGACATATGCAGGAGATGATCCGCCTGATGGCACATCTCCTATTAGCGTCGTTCTTCCAGCAGGGGTTTGCTCGAATTCAGGTACACCGACCACAATCACGAACCCCTACACCGCATGTACTCTAACGACGCCATCGTCGAATCCTTACACGTACCAGATCTCTGTGTACAACTGCACGAACCCAGGCTCGGCCTCCTTGACTGTGCAGTAGCAGTTGGCACGTGTAACGTGGCCGATCCTATTGGATCGCCGGACTCTGCTGAACGCAGGAACGCTGCAATCTTGTGCAATCAGAAAAGGTACTCGTAACTGCACTGTTTGAGCGGTCCGAGATAGTCAGAGATACCTTCACATGTCAGTCCGTTAGAAATAGACCCGGAGACGATTTCTCCGGGTCTATTGATTTCAAGCACAGTCTAACATTAAAGACCTATTTGAGCGCGATCAACGTGTCGCTGTTAGGGTTGAGACCTGCGTCCAGGTGATGTTCCATGGCTCTCTTCTCCGCTTTCGATGCTGGGAAGCTCAGCTTTCTCGAAGCACTCGGATAGCGAATCTCACGCAGGAAGTACTGGTCGCCATACTTGTGAAACAAGAGGCTGCCAGTGTTGGCCGGTTCGTTTGAATTGACTAGGCCCATGGCCCACATATCGACATTCCCCTGCCGGCTTCTAATGCTGAGCAAGTTAGGACGCTCAATGTTTGTGCCAATCGTGTAGATCCCAGCAGGCAGAGAGCTGCCGTTGACGGTGAAGTTGAATGGAACGGTTGCTCGCACGAGATGGTCTTGTGCGAGTGCGCAACCAGTGGCGATGAGGGTGACGGCGACGAAGTTGACAATTGCGACGATGGGTTTCATGACTATCTCCTTTTCCAGGAACCTTCTTCAGGTTCCTCCTGGGGCTCCAGAACACTTTCTCTTCTGGAGCTTGTTACTACGCATGGAGATATTGCATGCATGTGGCCAAAGATGAGCGCGCACGCGGTGTTTTCGTGATTTAACTGAGCACGTTTAATATCAATGAGATAGAGGGTACTTACAGTTTTCTGTTCAGCGAATTCCTGCTGCGCCCCTTCCAACGGTATCCGAACAGATACCAGCCAGTATCTTGTCGGTTCTGTCAGGGCATCGTTCCTCGATTTATCTATGTTTCTTTTTCGATTACGTTACACTCGAATGCACCGGAGGCTCTGATGCAGCCGCGGCTCCTCGTCATTTCGGGTTCGTTGACAGGAACGGTTCGACCGCTAATCGACGGACATATTACGATCGCCCTCGACGAGTCGAATCAGTTATGCCTGATCGACTCCGATGTCTCGCGCAGACATTGCACGATCGAGCAGGTGGCCGATCAATATGTGATTGTCGATCGCGAGAGTCCGTGCGGAACTTTTGTAAATGGAATTCCCGTAAGTCGAAAAGGTCTTGCACACGGTGATGCGATCCGAATCGGAAGATCTGAACTGGTGTTTCTGCTACACGAAGGGGAAGATACCGAAACGTCTCAAATACGCCTTAGTGACATTGCTTCCGCTCCATCTCTCCAGACAATTCGATTGGAAGACCGAACAGCGCCGACCTTCGCGGATCGAGTTGGATGGATGGCACGAGACCTGACAGCATTGTTGAGGATCAGCAATATCATCAATTCCATTCGAGATTTTGGACTCCTTCAGCTAGAGCTTCTGCGGCTAATCTGCGAAGTGATTCCCGCAGACCAGGGCGCCGTAGTGCTGCTCACTGATCTCAATGGGGAGCCCCATTCGATCATTACCTGGGACCGGCAACCTGATGCGAAGGAGTTGATCGAGATCCAGCGCGAGTTGGTTCACCGGGCAATCTGGGAACGATCGGCCGTCTTCACGGGCGCGTCAACGGGCGCTGGAGAGGCACACAGCGTTCTCTGCATGCCGCTCTGCGCCGTGGAAAAGACAATCGGCGTTATCTATCTCACTTCGCCTCACCCGGATTCGCCTTTTCGTGAGGATCACATACATTTTCTTGACTCGGTCTCACGCATCGCAGCGGTCACTCTGGAAAACATACTTGCCCTTGATGCATTGCGTTCCGAGAACCTGCAATTGAAGGCGGAACTAAACCCAACCTGCCGACTCGTAGGCGAGAGCCAGCAAATTCACCAGGTTGAAGAATTCATCTCTCGAGTTGCACATAGTGATTCCACGGTGCTGATCCGTGGAGAGAGCGGAACGGGCAAAGAGGTTGTAGCTCGCGCGATCCATCAAAACAGCCCTCGATCCGATCGGCCTTTCATCGCCATCAATTGCGCCGCAATTCCGGAGACACTGTTCGAAAGTGAACTATTCGGATATGAGAAAGGCGCCTTCACCGGAGCGACCGGGATGCGGAAGGGTAGGTTGGAGGCGGCCGGCGAGGGAACTCTCTTCCTTGATGAGATTGGGGAATTGCCCCCGCCAATGCAGGCGAAATTGTTGCGCGTCCTGCAGCAACGGGAATTCGAGCGAGTTGGCGGAACTCTATCCGTCCCATTCAAGGCACGGGTTCTCGCCGCCACGCATAAGAATCTTGAGCAAGCAATCAAGTCCGG
This portion of the Acidicapsa acidisoli genome encodes:
- a CDS encoding sigma 54-interacting transcriptional regulator, which encodes MQPRLLVISGSLTGTVRPLIDGHITIALDESNQLCLIDSDVSRRHCTIEQVADQYVIVDRESPCGTFVNGIPVSRKGLAHGDAIRIGRSELVFLLHEGEDTETSQIRLSDIASAPSLQTIRLEDRTAPTFADRVGWMARDLTALLRISNIINSIRDFGLLQLELLRLICEVIPADQGAVVLLTDLNGEPHSIITWDRQPDAKELIEIQRELVHRAIWERSAVFTGASTGAGEAHSVLCMPLCAVEKTIGVIYLTSPHPDSPFREDHIHFLDSVSRIAAVTLENILALDALRSENLQLKAELNPTCRLVGESQQIHQVEEFISRVAHSDSTVLIRGESGTGKEVVARAIHQNSPRSDRPFIAINCAAIPETLFESELFGYEKGAFTGATGMRKGRLEAAGEGTLFLDEIGELPPPMQAKLLRVLQQREFERVGGTLSVPFKARVLAATHKNLEQAIKSGEFRQDLYYRLNVVSIRVPPLREHREDIPLLALYFATKYAIKSKRPFKGISRAARMLLISYSWPGNVRELENAIEHAIVLGLTEEILPEDLPNGLLEEQAGGLPVSRYHEALNETKKELIRSSLGEAKGSIPEAARLLGIHPKYLHRLVRNLNLKSELY
- a CDS encoding serine/threonine-protein kinase, with the translated sequence MAEGRTNIEATMTPELWQRLKPLYEAALDLPKEQRAQYVSDVCKDDVCLKDELEKLLKSTTERTLPLDNPLIQFGKIFREGQRTLSDGQVLLNRFRIVRHLGSGGMGEVYEAEDLFLRGVHIALKTIHPDISGDPMMQKRLEREVLLAQEVTHPNLCPIHTIFHCDDPPPAYSFLTMKLLPGQTLAARLQESSQITNEDGLSILRQMSLGIGAIHAAGIVHRDIKTNNIMVVGSGPGLHLWITDFGLARAYETESTALTVGAVGGTPGYIAPELFLMDPPSQASDLFALGVVLHEVFAGEKPRPVPGTHSYTISPRLTAPKVPSLCVHLITECLQDAPQRRCTAFADALETFDSKLDRSHYIGRSGQFWTRRRFAATAAVGVCAVAGGTWWKWDELDNVLHPLPPKRFVALLNWPKTSDSRLTPMLTGALSAIKSELSRLEAFDRDLLVITPEDAGTELMQMDHLKDICDSLGANLVLAASVQPTPRYFKVLFRLLDPVSERLLRERTLETSIAAITSLPQKAVKAASDLLNLRHPFANNSVSNEPGTESAAAFSAFQAGEDLMKQPNDAGLNPAIDKYKLAVEQDVHFAKGYAKLALAYCRLATLRHDSGALELARGNSRLALGLDTNLVDGHMAMASVYEQSGDMPSALQEISRALAIDPSNPVTLVWQAQIYTRLNRWAEAEATYQRILNQRPNFWLAYNEWGVVLNDQGKYSEAIQKFQAASIAAPRNSLAFNNVGSIYLQTGHYPEAIDNFTKSLMLKPNALAASNISAALRTEGKPADALPFALKAVELDSADDNNWLELADCYASLPGKQRAAKEAYLKAAITAERRLQIDASDGASWMQLALYKAKSGAPQISLSLIKKAESLGAGDIDSQLCKARVLELLGYRDEALETLRACLLKGATDFQISSVSDLRTLARDPRYRKLLHTNPAT